One Nitrososphaerota archaeon DNA window includes the following coding sequences:
- a CDS encoding biotin--[acetyl-CoA-carboxylase] ligase — protein sequence MKILRYKKVSSTQDIAKKLAEKNVKEAIVIAEEQTCGRGRYGRTWFSPIGGLWFSILLRPNINSIDSIKLMALTGLAVTKAIRDFTNLPAFIKWPNDVYINNKKVCGILIESSIENNKLKYVIIGIGLNTNNSFSNIPDYSLKDITSLRDEIGKIIDKEALFKVILKKFKELYNSFLNKEFNKIFNEYKKYSLIINKDVLIRKNDELIKCKVLDIEEDYSLVIKKSNGEISKFSYKEISKINFS from the coding sequence ATGAAAATTTTAAGATATAAAAAAGTCTCTTCCACACAAGATATTGCTAAAAAATTAGCTGAAAAAAATGTAAAAGAAGCAATAGTAATAGCTGAAGAACAAACATGTGGGAGAGGAAGATATGGAAGAACATGGTTTTCCCCAATTGGAGGTTTATGGTTTTCAATTCTTTTAAGACCAAATATAAATTCAATTGATTCTATTAAATTAATGGCTTTAACAGGACTTGCTGTAACTAAAGCTATAAGAGATTTCACTAATTTACCTGCTTTTATAAAATGGCCTAATGATGTGTACATTAATAATAAAAAAGTTTGTGGTATACTAATCGAATCTTCTATAGAAAATAATAAATTAAAATATGTGATAATAGGCATTGGACTAAATACAAATAACTCTTTTTCCAATATTCCTGATTATTCCTTAAAAGATATTACTTCACTAAGAGATGAAATAGGAAAAATTATTGATAAAGAAGCACTATTCAAAGTAATATTAAAAAAATTCAAAGAACTATATAATTCTTTTTTAAATAAAGAATTTAATAAAATATTCAATGAGTATAAAAAATACTCTCTTATTATAAATAAGGATGTATTAATTAGAAAAAATGATGAATTAATTAAATGCAAAGTTTTAGATATAGAAGAAGATTATTCATTAGTAATAAAAAAGAGCAATGGTGAAATTTCTAAATTTTCCTATAAAGAAATATCCAAAATAAATTTTTCATAA
- a CDS encoding acyl-CoA carboxylase subunit beta, which produces MLIKDMKQYTQDLEEKKKKIMLGGGINAIKKQHEAGKLTARERIDKLLDQGSFIEMDIFVKHRCTWFGMDKKEVPADAVITGYGKINGRLVFVYAQDFTSMGGTFAEMHAKKIIKLYDLAMKVGAPIIGIFDSGGARIQECQDSLSYYGRYFYKIVQASGVIPQIALEMGPCAGGQAYAPALMDFIFMVKGTSYTFIAGPPLVKAVTGEEISIDELGGAEMHASISGIADVVTSNDEECLMKAKELLSYLPSNFKEKPMKIETNDPVDRIIPELEEIVPTERNKPYDMYEVITRIVDNGKFFDIKPDFAKNIITCFSRIGGYSVGIVANQPKVMAGAIDVDASDKASRFIRFCDAFNIPLVQLVDTPAFLIGSKMEKMGIIRHGAKMLYAYSEATVPKITIIIRKAYAGGYLAMCSKDLGADQVYAWPTAEIALVGPEAAASILYKDLLKKGDYEELKEKTIEYIENFCNPYVAAQRGYIDDVIKPRETRKRIYEALEMLKNKEEFSPKRKHGNMPV; this is translated from the coding sequence ATGTTAATAAAGGATATGAAACAATATACTCAAGATCTTGAAGAAAAGAAGAAGAAAATAATGCTTGGTGGGGGCATAAATGCTATAAAAAAACAACATGAAGCGGGAAAACTTACTGCTAGAGAAAGAATAGATAAATTATTAGATCAGGGTAGCTTTATTGAAATGGACATATTTGTTAAGCATCGTTGCACATGGTTTGGAATGGATAAAAAAGAAGTACCTGCTGATGCAGTAATAACAGGTTATGGAAAAATTAATGGAAGATTGGTTTTTGTCTACGCTCAGGATTTTACTTCTATGGGAGGGACATTTGCTGAAATGCATGCTAAAAAAATCATTAAGTTATACGATTTAGCTATGAAAGTAGGTGCACCAATAATAGGAATATTTGATAGTGGAGGTGCAAGAATTCAAGAATGCCAAGATTCTTTAAGCTATTATGGAAGATATTTCTATAAAATTGTTCAAGCTTCCGGAGTAATCCCACAAATAGCATTAGAAATGGGTCCATGTGCAGGAGGACAAGCATATGCTCCAGCTTTAATGGATTTTATTTTCATGGTTAAGGGAACAAGTTATACATTTATTGCTGGTCCCCCGCTTGTAAAAGCTGTGACTGGTGAAGAAATTAGTATAGATGAGCTGGGAGGTGCAGAAATGCATGCAAGCATTAGTGGTATAGCAGATGTTGTAACTTCTAATGATGAAGAATGTTTAATGAAAGCGAAAGAATTATTAAGTTATCTTCCATCAAATTTTAAAGAAAAACCAATGAAAATAGAAACTAATGATCCAGTTGACCGTATTATTCCTGAACTTGAGGAAATCGTACCTACAGAAAGGAATAAACCATATGATATGTATGAGGTTATCACAAGGATAGTTGATAATGGAAAATTTTTTGATATAAAACCAGATTTTGCAAAGAATATAATAACTTGCTTTTCAAGAATAGGAGGGTATTCTGTAGGGATTGTTGCAAATCAACCAAAAGTAATGGCAGGGGCTATAGATGTAGATGCCTCCGATAAAGCTTCTAGATTTATAAGATTTTGTGATGCATTTAATATACCCTTAGTTCAGCTTGTTGACACTCCTGCTTTCCTTATTGGAAGCAAAATGGAAAAAATGGGCATAATTAGGCATGGAGCAAAAATGCTTTATGCATACTCAGAAGCTACAGTTCCTAAAATAACAATTATAATAAGAAAAGCATATGCTGGAGGATATTTAGCAATGTGTAGTAAAGATTTGGGCGCAGATCAAGTATATGCTTGGCCAACAGCTGAAATTGCCTTAGTTGGTCCAGAGGCAGCTGCAAGCATTCTTTATAAAGATTTACTAAAAAAGGGAGATTATGAAGAATTAAAAGAAAAGACAATTGAATACATAGAGAATTTTTGTAATCCTTATGTAGCAGCTCAAAGAGGTTATATAGATGATGTTATAAAACCAAGAGAAACTAGAAAAAGAATATATGAAGCTCTTGAAATGCTTAAGAATAAAGAAGAATTTTCTCCAAAAAGAAAACATGGGAATATGCCGGTATAA
- a CDS encoding acetyl-CoA carboxylase biotin carboxyl carrier protein subunit, which translates to MEKEISAPVPGKIISIKCKEGQEVKKGDVLLILETMKLENEIYAPSNGLIKKILVKEGDFIQHGKTMLVIEIKEG; encoded by the coding sequence ATGGAGAAAGAAATAAGTGCTCCAGTTCCTGGAAAAATCATTTCGATTAAATGCAAGGAAGGCCAAGAAGTTAAAAAAGGGGATGTATTGCTAATACTTGAAACTATGAAATTGGAAAATGAAATTTATGCCCCCTCAAATGGATTAATTAAAAAAATTTTAGTGAAAGAGGGGGATTTCATTCAACATGGTAAAACAATGCTTGTTATTGAAATAAAAGAGGGATAA
- the mtrH gene encoding tetrahydromethanopterin S-methyltransferase subunit H, translating to MFDFKKEQKIFRIGNVEIGGKPGELPTVLIGTIFYEGHKIVSNAEEGIFDKAKAEELINKQEEFSEKTGCPSMIDIVGLTSNAMIKYIDFVSEKTNSPILIDSSFAEIKIAGVKHCAEIGLLDRIVYNSISHNVKTEELNALKELGVKSAIILAFNPRDVRASGKLSLLIGEQGNGLLKKVEENGIEKPLIDVAVLDVPSIGISLDAISLIKNEIGLPCGGAPLNAVLEWKKVVELGEQAKNLCSGGSLTALKCAGADFILYGPIEKSKIVFPVAAMIDAIIAYRNRWHGIRPKTKNHPLYKIF from the coding sequence ATGTTTGATTTTAAAAAAGAACAAAAAATTTTTAGAATTGGAAATGTAGAAATAGGTGGAAAACCAGGTGAATTACCTACAGTTTTAATAGGAACAATATTCTATGAGGGGCATAAGATTGTTAGTAATGCTGAAGAGGGAATTTTTGATAAAGCAAAAGCTGAAGAATTAATTAATAAACAGGAAGAATTTTCTGAAAAAACTGGCTGTCCATCAATGATTGATATTGTTGGATTAACATCTAATGCAATGATAAAATATATAGATTTTGTTTCTGAAAAAACTAATTCACCAATACTTATAGATAGTAGCTTCGCAGAAATTAAAATAGCCGGTGTGAAACATTGTGCAGAAATAGGTTTATTGGATAGAATAGTTTATAATTCTATTTCACATAATGTAAAAACTGAAGAATTAAATGCTTTAAAAGAATTAGGAGTAAAATCAGCTATTATATTAGCATTCAATCCAAGAGATGTAAGAGCAAGTGGAAAACTTTCTCTTTTAATTGGAGAGCAGGGAAATGGATTACTTAAAAAAGTTGAGGAAAATGGCATAGAGAAACCTTTAATAGATGTAGCTGTATTAGATGTTCCAAGTATAGGAATTTCATTAGATGCAATAAGCTTAATTAAAAATGAAATAGGTTTACCATGTGGTGGAGCTCCATTAAATGCAGTATTGGAATGGAAAAAAGTTGTTGAACTTGGAGAACAAGCAAAAAACCTTTGTTCAGGAGGATCTTTAACAGCTCTTAAATGTGCTGGTGCAGATTTTATACTTTATGGTCCAATAGAAAAATCTAAAATAGTTTTTCCTGTAGCAGCAATGATAGATGCAATAATAGCTTATAGGAATAGATGGCATGGAATAAGACCTAAAACAAAGAACCACCCACTTTATAAAATATTTTAA
- a CDS encoding carbohydrate kinase family protein, whose amino-acid sequence MYDLIVLGYLSHDIIIDPQGRKIESLGGTAAYASIIASNLNAKVGIVSIVGKDFKKEYMEILENSGIDLKGLKIKGEKTTSFMNCYDINGKRTQYLLSKAKNINLEDIPKEYFNAKCFHFGPLFNEIPYDIAKITKKEKIITSIDPQGYCRRKINENKIEQCVWKDAKKVLRFFNIYRSDDIEANLIVNEKDPIEAAKKIKDFGPEIVIVTMERKGSILCYEDKIVKIPAIPARKFVDATGAGDTYIASFLIEYIKNKDPIKSALFASCAASLKIETIGLSNLPKRELIEERLKVVSPKVEFISK is encoded by the coding sequence ATGTACGATTTAATTGTTTTAGGATATTTATCTCATGATATTATAATTGATCCTCAAGGAAGAAAAATTGAATCTTTAGGCGGAACAGCTGCTTATGCTTCTATTATAGCTTCTAATTTAAATGCTAAAGTTGGAATAGTATCTATAGTTGGAAAAGATTTTAAAAAAGAATATATGGAAATACTTGAAAATTCTGGAATTGATTTAAAAGGTTTAAAAATAAAAGGTGAAAAAACTACTTCATTTATGAATTGTTATGATATAAATGGAAAAAGAACTCAATATTTATTAAGTAAAGCAAAAAATATTAATTTAGAAGATATACCAAAAGAATATTTTAATGCAAAATGTTTTCATTTTGGACCATTATTTAATGAAATACCATATGATATTGCAAAAATAACAAAGAAAGAAAAAATAATAACTTCGATTGATCCTCAGGGATATTGTAGAAGAAAAATTAATGAGAATAAAATTGAACAATGTGTATGGAAAGATGCTAAAAAAGTATTAAGATTTTTTAATATTTATAGATCTGATGATATTGAAGCAAATCTTATAGTAAATGAAAAAGACCCTATAGAAGCTGCTAAAAAAATAAAAGATTTTGGTCCAGAAATAGTTATAGTAACAATGGAAAGGAAAGGCTCAATTCTTTGTTATGAAGATAAAATTGTTAAAATTCCTGCAATTCCAGCAAGAAAATTTGTTGATGCTACTGGAGCAGGAGATACGTATATAGCTAGCTTTTTAATAGAATATATTAAAAATAAAGATCCAATAAAATCAGCTTTGTTTGCTTCTTGTGCAGCTTCATTAAAAATTGAAACAATTGGATTATCTAATCTTCCTAAAAGGGAATTAATTGAAGAAAGGCTTAAAGTTGTAAGTCCAAAAGTAGAGTTTATTTCCAAATGA
- a CDS encoding nucleotidyltransferase domain-containing protein, with translation MDIDLSRLFEIDEILAILLFGSKAKDSSLARDIDICIVAPDAKNRAMLLLEIFSKIYKQDYDIWLFEELPLYMKVEIIKNHKILWCKDDYKLYNYFAKIMRIWSDQEIRIRTYIKELL, from the coding sequence ATGGATATAGATTTGTCACGATTATTTGAAATTGATGAAATTTTAGCTATACTTTTGTTTGGGTCTAAAGCTAAAGATTCATCTTTAGCTAGAGATATTGATATTTGTATAGTTGCTCCAGATGCAAAAAATAGAGCTATGCTTCTTTTAGAAATATTTTCAAAAATTTATAAACAAGATTATGATATTTGGTTATTTGAAGAATTACCACTTTATATGAAAGTCGAAATCATAAAAAATCATAAAATTTTATGGTGTAAAGATGACTATAAACTTTATAATTATTTTGCTAAAATAATGAGAATATGGAGTGATCAAGAAATAAGAATAAGAACTTATATTAAGGAGCTTTTATGA
- a CDS encoding DUF86 domain-containing protein, giving the protein MHIDKRISNIESWLPLLDEERTKLAIYKAFQEIVEALFDIISMRLVDLRIPPKDDYTNLNNLEKEGLLNKELSNILRKANGLRNRLIHGYNILSEELALESIKILLPELKKVRRHIESWI; this is encoded by the coding sequence GTGCATATAGATAAGAGAATATCAAATATAGAATCTTGGCTACCTTTATTAGATGAAGAAAGAACAAAATTAGCTATATATAAAGCATTTCAAGAAATTGTTGAAGCTTTATTCGATATTATTTCTATGAGATTAGTTGATTTAAGAATACCACCAAAAGACGATTATACAAATCTTAATAACTTAGAAAAAGAAGGGTTACTTAATAAAGAATTATCTAACATTCTAAGAAAAGCAAACGGATTAAGAAATAGACTTATACATGGATATAATATTTTATCTGAAGAATTAGCATTAGAATCAATAAAAATTCTACTTCCTGAATTGAAGAAAGTAAGGAGGCATATTGAATCATGGATATAG
- a CDS encoding RimK family alpha-L-glutamate ligase, which produces MKIGILTRNPDAWCSMQLQSASIKMGYEPICISFPRLVAKIGLEPILEFSGIDILKELSAIIVRPIGRGSLDECIFRMDILHRLVRNGFIVVNNPSAIEKCIDKFYAISLLQENGIPVPKTIVTENSEEALKAFYELGEDIVIKPLFGSRGIGITRVTDPEIATRIFRTLQFMNNVLYIQEFIPHGKRDIRAFVIGDKVIASMYREAESWKTNVAQGARPKSMELSNELEELVLKAAKIVGCEIAGIDILEGKNGPVINEINSQPGFRGLQSVTKINIAEEIIKYVIRKIRK; this is translated from the coding sequence TTGAAAATTGGAATACTAACAAGAAATCCTGATGCATGGTGTTCTATGCAACTTCAATCTGCTTCTATAAAAATGGGTTATGAGCCTATTTGCATAAGTTTTCCAAGATTGGTTGCAAAAATTGGTTTAGAACCTATTCTAGAATTTTCTGGAATAGATATTCTAAAAGAACTTTCAGCTATAATTGTTAGACCTATTGGAAGAGGTTCTTTAGATGAATGCATTTTTAGAATGGACATTCTTCATAGACTTGTTAGAAATGGCTTTATTGTTGTAAATAATCCATCAGCAATAGAAAAATGTATTGATAAATTTTATGCAATTTCTCTTTTACAAGAAAATGGAATACCTGTACCTAAAACAATTGTGACTGAAAATTCTGAAGAAGCATTAAAAGCATTTTATGAACTTGGAGAAGATATAGTAATAAAACCATTATTTGGTTCTAGGGGCATAGGAATAACGAGAGTAACAGATCCTGAAATTGCAACAAGAATTTTTAGAACATTACAATTTATGAATAATGTTTTATACATTCAAGAGTTCATTCCACATGGAAAAAGAGATATTAGAGCATTTGTAATAGGAGATAAAGTTATAGCTTCTATGTATAGAGAAGCTGAAAGTTGGAAAACTAATGTAGCTCAGGGAGCTAGACCTAAGTCTATGGAACTTTCAAATGAATTAGAAGAATTAGTTTTAAAAGCAGCAAAAATTGTAGGATGTGAAATTGCTGGAATAGATATTCTTGAAGGAAAAAATGGTCCTGTTATAAATGAAATAAATAGTCAACCAGGTTTTCGTGGCCTTCAATCTGTAACAAAAATAAATATTGCTGAAGAAATAATAAAATATGTTATTAGAAAAATTAGAAAATGA
- a CDS encoding RidA family protein has protein sequence MIKKEIHSSKKYPMGTLPIAPAVIAKPFVFVSGQGPYETINKGIKEQTREVLERIKGILEECGTSINNVLKMTVYLSDMNNYQAMNEVFAEYFKNSPPARTCVEVSRIPRDVLIEIDAIALIA, from the coding sequence ATGATTAAAAAAGAAATACATTCAAGTAAAAAATATCCCATGGGTACTTTACCAATTGCACCTGCAGTTATTGCTAAACCATTTGTTTTTGTATCTGGACAAGGACCATATGAAACAATTAATAAAGGAATTAAAGAACAAACAAGAGAAGTATTAGAAAGGATTAAAGGAATATTAGAAGAATGTGGAACATCTATTAATAATGTTTTAAAAATGACTGTATATTTAAGTGATATGAATAATTATCAAGCAATGAATGAGGTATTTGCAGAATATTTTAAAAATTCTCCACCAGCAAGAACATGCGTAGAAGTATCTCGTATACCAAGAGATGTGTTAATTGAAATAGATGCTATAGCTTTAATCGCATAA
- the cofE gene encoding coenzyme F420-0:L-glutamate ligase, with the protein MTKEIRIIGLTNMPLIKKGDDIAKIIIENIKKEGLCIEEGDIIVISQKIISKAEGRIINLKKIKPSEKAIKIAEITNKDPRLVEIILKESRKIIKACPGHLIVKTKQGIVCANAGVDRSNVAGKEDIVTLLPKNPDYSANKIRKKIEKIYGKKIGVVISDTYGRPLRNGHINMAIGLSGIKPFKDYRGKKDIFGYELKIKNIAIVDEIASAAELIMGQAKERIPVVIIKGLDKKLLQRKGKVSANDLNMSEEKWLFK; encoded by the coding sequence ATGACTAAGGAAATTAGAATAATTGGATTAACTAATATGCCATTAATTAAAAAAGGAGATGATATTGCTAAAATTATAATAGAAAATATTAAAAAAGAAGGATTATGCATTGAAGAAGGAGATATTATAGTTATTTCTCAAAAAATTATTTCAAAAGCTGAAGGAAGAATTATTAATTTAAAAAAAATAAAACCATCTGAAAAAGCTATTAAAATTGCTGAAATAACTAATAAAGATCCTAGATTAGTTGAAATTATTCTTAAAGAATCTAGAAAAATTATTAAAGCTTGTCCAGGGCATTTAATAGTAAAAACTAAGCAAGGTATCGTTTGTGCGAATGCTGGAGTAGATAGATCAAATGTAGCTGGAAAAGAAGATATTGTAACACTTCTTCCAAAAAATCCAGATTATTCTGCTAATAAAATACGTAAAAAAATAGAAAAAATTTATGGTAAAAAAATTGGAGTCGTGATTTCAGATACTTATGGCAGACCATTAAGAAATGGGCATATAAACATGGCTATTGGATTATCTGGAATAAAACCATTTAAAGATTATAGAGGTAAAAAAGATATTTTCGGTTATGAACTTAAAATTAAAAATATTGCTATAGTAGATGAAATAGCATCAGCAGCTGAATTGATAATGGGTCAAGCAAAAGAAAGAATACCAGTTGTTATAATAAAAGGATTAGATAAAAAATTACTTCAAAGAAAAGGAAAAGTATCTGCAAATGATTTAAATATGTCTGAAGAGAAATGGTTATTTAAATAA
- a CDS encoding molybdenum cofactor guanylyltransferase: protein MLKFLSCSILAGGKSKRFGSYKAIAIFKGKPLIYHVLKVVQPLVSEIIICVSNKNQYKIISNIIEKNNNVSLVIDKKINIKGVLSGFYTSLVYSKMKYVFIVACDMPFICGKGIKLMYKEIIKKKLDAVVPIWPNKYIEPLFSIYNRTETLKIFRKIIENKKSNKELHLRKIIENLNKVEYIPVEKFFEIGCSKNMFYNINYPYQTNF from the coding sequence ATGCTTAAATTTTTATCATGTTCAATTTTAGCAGGTGGAAAATCTAAAAGATTTGGCTCATATAAAGCTATTGCTATTTTTAAAGGTAAGCCATTAATATATCATGTATTAAAAGTTGTTCAACCATTAGTATCAGAAATAATCATATGTGTTAGTAATAAAAATCAATATAAGATAATTTCTAATATAATTGAGAAAAATAATAATGTATCATTAGTAATAGATAAAAAAATTAATATTAAAGGAGTATTATCTGGTTTTTATACAAGTTTAGTTTATTCTAAAATGAAGTATGTCTTCATTGTAGCATGTGATATGCCATTCATATGTGGTAAAGGAATAAAGTTAATGTATAAAGAAATAATTAAAAAGAAACTAGATGCTGTTGTACCAATTTGGCCTAATAAATATATAGAACCGTTATTCTCAATTTATAATAGAACTGAAACATTAAAAATTTTTAGAAAAATAATTGAAAATAAGAAAAGCAATAAAGAATTACATTTAAGAAAAATAATTGAAAATTTAAATAAAGTTGAATACATACCTGTTGAAAAGTTTTTTGAAATTGGATGCTCAAAAAATATGTTTTATAATATAAATTATCCTTACCAAACTAATTTTTAA
- a CDS encoding iron-containing alcohol dehydrogenase — protein MPLKFKPLDKWNCNCGKEHKISIAKILIKKNAIEDLPEIVKELFNGKKCLLVEDENTKKIAGDKIEKMLKENNYIVDYVLVKKSSMENINYVATLLKNYDFSIAIGGGTPIDIAKMATYINNLEFISFPTAPSHDGIASPIVSLIEKNEKKSLITHTPIAVIVDEEIISNAPKRMIASGVGDILSKIVSLKDWELGRDEKNEYYCNKAAELAYSAIEDTIDFIENNGKNIRLFIEALINAGVSMLIANSSRPCSGSEHLFSHYLDLNSSKPAMHGEQCGLGAIAISKYHEENNLNWWKEKKYNWQNIKKLLNLINAPISIEQIGIEEEVAIKALIYAPDLRPERYTILHKKRLDYISAKNLLYQTIM, from the coding sequence ATGCCATTAAAATTCAAGCCATTAGATAAATGGAATTGTAATTGTGGAAAAGAACATAAAATATCTATTGCTAAAATTTTAATTAAGAAAAATGCTATAGAAGATTTGCCTGAAATAGTAAAAGAATTATTTAATGGAAAAAAATGTTTATTAGTTGAAGATGAAAATACAAAAAAAATTGCTGGAGATAAAATTGAGAAAATGCTAAAAGAAAATAATTATATAGTCGATTATGTATTAGTTAAAAAATCTTCCATGGAAAATATAAATTATGTTGCAACTTTATTAAAAAATTATGATTTTTCAATAGCTATTGGAGGAGGTACACCTATAGATATAGCAAAAATGGCTACTTATATTAACAATTTAGAATTCATATCATTTCCTACTGCTCCTTCACATGATGGAATAGCTTCTCCAATTGTTTCACTTATTGAGAAAAATGAGAAAAAATCATTAATTACACATACTCCAATAGCTGTAATAGTTGATGAAGAAATTATTTCAAATGCTCCCAAAAGAATGATAGCTTCAGGAGTTGGAGACATTTTATCTAAAATAGTTTCTTTAAAAGATTGGGAACTTGGTAGAGATGAAAAAAATGAATATTATTGTAATAAAGCTGCTGAATTAGCTTACTCTGCAATAGAAGATACCATAGATTTTATTGAAAATAATGGGAAAAATATTAGATTATTTATTGAGGCTTTAATAAATGCTGGAGTTTCAATGCTCATTGCAAATTCTTCTAGACCATGTTCAGGCTCAGAGCATTTATTTTCACATTATCTTGATTTAAATAGTTCTAAACCAGCAATGCATGGTGAGCAATGCGGTTTAGGAGCAATAGCAATATCAAAATATCATGAAGAAAATAATTTGAATTGGTGGAAAGAAAAAAAGTATAATTGGCAAAATATAAAAAAATTATTAAATTTAATAAATGCTCCGATAAGCATTGAACAAATAGGTATCGAAGAAGAAGTTGCAATAAAAGCATTAATTTATGCTCCAGATTTAAGACCTGAAAGATATACTATTTTACATAAGAAAAGACTTGATTATATTTCTGCTAAAAATCTTCTATATCAAACAATAATGTGA
- a CDS encoding SagB/ThcOx family dehydrogenase: protein MSKREKIGILLIILIFVGILLYSLISIFLFPSYQVPIEKPEQIYKENVINLPEPKIKGEMSVEEALAKRRSIREYTPEPLNLEQVSQLLWAAQGITEPRLGFRTAPSAGATYPLEIYLVVGENGVKELEAGIYKYNPREHNIVLLLKGDFRKELMGAGLGQTWIGEAPINIVIVAIYERTTARYGERGIRYVHMEAGHVGQNIYLQATALKLGTVVIGAFYDEEVQKVLNLPKEEKPLYIMPVGYPRK, encoded by the coding sequence ATGAGTAAAAGAGAGAAAATTGGTATCTTATTAATTATATTAATTTTTGTGGGCATTCTTCTATATAGTTTAATTTCCATCTTTTTATTTCCAAGCTATCAAGTTCCAATTGAAAAACCTGAACAAATTTATAAAGAAAACGTGATTAATCTTCCAGAGCCAAAAATTAAAGGAGAAATGTCTGTTGAAGAAGCTTTAGCTAAAAGAAGATCTATTAGAGAATATACTCCTGAACCTTTAAATTTAGAACAAGTTTCTCAACTTTTATGGGCAGCTCAAGGAATTACTGAGCCAAGATTAGGCTTTAGAACCGCTCCTTCAGCAGGTGCAACTTATCCACTCGAAATATATTTAGTTGTTGGCGAAAATGGAGTAAAAGAATTAGAAGCTGGAATATATAAATATAATCCACGTGAGCATAATATTGTTCTTTTATTAAAAGGAGATTTTAGAAAAGAATTAATGGGTGCTGGTTTAGGGCAGACATGGATAGGAGAAGCACCAATAAATATTGTTATAGTAGCAATATATGAAAGAACTACTGCAAGATATGGTGAAAGAGGAATAAGATATGTTCATATGGAAGCTGGACATGTTGGACAAAATATTTACTTACAAGCTACTGCTCTAAAACTTGGAACAGTTGTTATAGGAGCATTTTATGATGAAGAAGTACAAAAAGTTTTAAATTTACCAAAAGAAGAAAAACCATTATACATTATGCCTGTTGGTTATCCGCGTAAATAA
- a CDS encoding DUF2148 domain-containing protein: protein MSNEENEAINIAAKLMAASARTAPKARGMDKIQIVIVNGKEKDEIAEIMEKIGKEKNRATFIRDAKNVRNSQAIVIIGVKGNSSKGINCNACGYNCEEFDKISKKKGECYNGPNCAMYAIDLGIALGSAVKTASILNIDNRIMFSIGVAAIKLGLIDSDIAFGIPLSTSGKNIYFDRVS from the coding sequence ATGTCAAATGAAGAAAATGAAGCTATAAATATTGCTGCAAAATTAATGGCTGCTAGTGCTCGTACAGCTCCAAAAGCAAGAGGAATGGATAAAATTCAGATAGTAATAGTTAATGGAAAAGAAAAAGATGAAATTGCAGAAATTATGGAAAAAATTGGAAAGGAGAAAAATAGAGCAACTTTTATTAGAGATGCAAAAAATGTTAGAAATTCTCAAGCAATTGTTATTATAGGGGTTAAAGGAAATTCTTCTAAAGGAATAAATTGTAATGCATGTGGATATAATTGTGAAGAATTTGATAAAATTTCTAAGAAGAAAGGAGAATGTTATAATGGACCTAATTGCGCCATGTATGCAATAGATTTAGGAATAGCTTTAGGTTCAGCTGTAAAAACTGCTAGTATTTTAAATATCGATAATAGAATAATGTTTAGTATAGGAGTTGCAGCTATAAAACTTGGTTTAATAGATTCTGATATAGCATTTGGTATTCCTCTTTCAACAAGTGGAAAAAATATTTATTTTGATAGAGTTTCATAA